The DNA window GCCTCGGCGGTCGCCGTGTCGCCGCGCGACAGCGCGAGCAGTCCGGCGAGGTGGTGGTAGAGTCTCCAATCGCGGCCGTAGTAGCTCCGCGCCCCGACGTGGCGCACCGAGTCCATGAGTGCGTGCGTGGCCGTAGTGTCGCCGGTGCGCCAGAGGGCGTCGCCCTCGAGCACGTGCGCCCAGGTAAAGGCGCGTGACTGCTCCGCGCTCATCGCCTCCACGTCGCGCGGCAGGCCGTCGTGGCCGGCCCGCTCGTACAGGCGGCGCGCGTCGGCCACACGGCCCACGCGCATCAGGTTGTCGGCCTGCACGAGTTCCAGGCCGGTGGCGGCCAGCACGGGCTGCAGCAGCGCGATGGAGCGCCGGAACTGGCCGCGCTCCCGGGCGAGCGTGGCCGCCAGGTCGGTGGCGTCGGCGAGGCCGCCGGGCCGGCGGCGCAAAAGGCGCACCAGAGAATCGACGGCATCGAAGCGGCCTGCCACGAGCAACGCGCGTCCGAGGTCGGCCGTGCGGACGGGGTCGCTGGTCAGCGATGCGGCCCGCCGCGCGGCCTCGATGGACTCCTCGGCCCGTCCCGAGAACTCGAGCGCCATGGACAGCATTTCCCACGAACCCGGCACGCCCGGCTGCAGCGCCACCCACCGCCGCGCCGATTGTTCGGCACCGGCGAGGTCGCCGCGCACCAGGCGCAGGCCCACGAGTCCCGCGTAGGCCACGCACGGCGCGCAGGGCCCGTTGCCCGCCTCCATGGCGAGTGAGTCGAGCGACAGTTCGCGCTCGTACACCGAGTCGGCCGCCGGCCATCGCCCGTGCATCGACAGCACGTATGCCTGCAGATCATAGGCCCGCGGATCGCGCGGATAGCGCGCGACGAGCCGCTCGGCGAGGGCCTCCGATCGGTCCACCGCGCCGGTGACGGTGGCCTGTCCGATCTCGTGGACCAGACGATCCCAGTCCGACATCCGGTCCGGGTGGCGGGCGATGAGGGAGTCCAGCCGCGTGGCGAGGGCGAGGTTGCCACGCGATGCGGCAATGTCCCGGCGGGCGCTCAACGCGCCGACGAATCCGGAGTCGAGGGCGATGGCGGCGTCGAATTCGCGCGCGGCGTCGGATCCCCGGCGCTCGCTGCTCGCCGTCAGACCCACCACGTAATGCCGGTAGGCCTCGGGGCGCGTCGTGGCCGCTCCCACGAATCGCGGGGCCTCGCTTTCCCCCGACGGCGTGCTGCTGGCCAGGTCGAGCAGGCGTGCCGCGGCGAGGCGGCCCAACTGCACGGGGTCGGCGGACATCACGGTGAAGCTCTGGAGCGAAGCGCCGGTGGCGACATCGCGCACGTCGAGATCGAGGATGTAGACGTCGTTCCCGCCGGTGAGCCCGCCACGCACGGCCCACGTCGCTCCCACGCGGCGCGCGATGTCCATGGCATCGGAGGCGTCGAGCGGCGCGCCGCGCGGCCCGCCGCGTCGCAGGAGCACGTCGCGCACGCGCACCGGGGGGACGGGTTCCAGGGGGCCCTCGCCGGCCAGGTTGTCGCTGATGATCTGAGGGAGGCCGTCCTCCAGCCAGGCGAGCGCTGTGTCGCCGCGAACGTTGGCGATGTCGGTGACGGCGACCACGGTGTGCGTGGCCGGCGCGGCGGTGTGATCTCGACGGCCGCGGACGATCACCAGGGCGGCGACACCGACCACGGCCAGCATCGCGACCGCCAGCGCCGGGCGAATCCAGCGCCCGGTTGATGCGGAGGCCGGCCGGATGCCGGACGGTTCGGGCGCCGCCGCTGGGGCGGCCGGCGCTGGTGGGGGAGGCGAGATGTCGCGTATTGCGGCCAGATCCCGGGCCATCGCATGCTCACCGGCCGCCAACTGCGCGCGGAGTTCGGAGGCGACATCGCCCACGGCAGCGTCGGGCCGCAGGCCATGCTCGCGGGCCAGCCAGTCGCTGAGCCGGGCGTGGTCGTCCAGTGCCGCCCGGCGTGCCGACGGCGTGCCCGGTCCCGAGCGGGCGCGCAGCAGCGTCGTGAAGGCCAGGGCCGACTGCGGCGCCGCGTGCAGCCAGCGCTCGGCGAGGCCCACGCATTCATCCCACGCCCGGGCGCGCAGCAGCGCCGGTGCGTGGCGCTCACACATGGCGAGAAAGAGGCGCTCGTAACGGGACCGTTCGCGGGCCGCCCAGGCGTCGAAGCCCGGCGCGTCGCTCACGTACAGGTCGTCCAGGAATGGTCCGCCGTACAGGGCGGCGGCACGAACGTCGTCGCGCGATTCGGCGGCGGCGGCGAACTCCAGGGCATCCACCGCGAGGCGCAGCTCGGGGTTCAGTCCCACCTCGTCGCGGCGCGCGGAAATGCCGGACGCGCCGACGGCGGCGCGCAACGCCGAGAGCGCGTTGCTCAGCGAGTGGCGGGCGCGAGTGTCCGTCTCCTCGCCCCAGAACATCGCGGCCAAGACGTCGCGGCGCGGCGCGCGTGGCGACACGGCGAGGACGGTGAGCAGCGCCAGGTGGCGTGGCCGGACCGCGGCAGGGGTGACGACGTCACCCACCCGAGTCTCGAGTGCGAGCTGGCCGAGCGTCTTGAGTCTGAAGTGCTTGTCCAGACGCATGTTGACTTGTTGAGACCTCGCGGATGGCGCGACGGCAAACTGTGCCCGTCCGGAAAACTTACCGCCCGCCAGTTGGCCCGCAACTCGGGCCGCCCGCCTGTGCATGAGGAGACCTCCATGGCGAACCAAGCCCCGACGGACCTGATCGGCTTCCTCGACTACTATCTGGTGCAGAAGGCGCCGTTCCAGATCCCGCCCGGCTGGCGGGAACTGATCGTCCGCTTCGCCCCGTGGATCGCGGTCGTCCTGCTGGTGTTGTCGCTGCCGGTGGTGTTGGTGGCGCTCGGGCTCAGCGCCGCGGCCCTGCCGTTCGCGGCCACGGGCGCGCCCGGCCTGGGGTTCACGATGATCGTCATCATCGTGACGCTGGTGCTCGACGTGATGGCGCTGCCGGGGCTGTTCGCGCGCCGCATGGGTGGCTGGCGGCTGATCTTCTGCGCGCGGCTGGTGACCATCGTGTCGTCGCTGCTGCGAGGGGCGATCGTCGGCGCCCTGCTCGGCGGGCTGATCAGCCTGTACATCCTGTTCCAGATCCGTCCGTTGTACGGCGCGGCAGCCGCCACCACCGCGGCGACGTACTAACCGATGCGCTTGGTGGCGAAGGTGGCCGGCGGGTTAACCCTGATCGCGACGCTGGCGGCGCCCGCGGGCCTGGCCGCGCAGGCGTCGATCACCGTCACGATGTCCATCGCCGGCCGGACGCTCGGCCCGGACACGGTAGTGGCGGCCGCGGTGCCGGGTGCCGGTGGGGGACGAAACCAGGCCGACGCCAGACCGCGCGTCGGGGCCGGTGCCGGGTCCAAACAGCAGAACGACGAGGTCCTGCTCACCATCCACGCCGGCCGCGGCGCGGACGACCTGGCGAAGCTCGCGACGCTGACGGCGACCGGCCGCCCGAGCGGTGGGACGTGCGACCTGGTGTTCCGCGACGGCACGGGCGCCGTGTTTCACACCGAACACCTGACGGGCTGCGTCGTCCGCCGCGTCGACACCGCCGCCGGGATGCGACGCGTGTCCCTCGGCTACACGTCCATCTCGATCCAATCCCCTGCTCCCGGAGGAACTGAATATGAAGAATAGAATCACGTATCTGGGTGCCGTCGCCGTCGCGCTCGCGGTGTCTGCGATGGTGCAGCCGCTCGCCGCGCAGTCGAAGCCGATCCTCGCGCACCCGCCCGTCAGCCGCATCGCGAAGCCCCCCGTGCTGGTACACACCTCCCAGCCGCTTCCGATCGGGCCATGGGAAGGCACGCTCCAGCTATCGACGAACACTGGGCTGAGTTGGTCGAAAACCGCATCGACGACCTTCGCCACTCCGTGCCCCAACGGCGGTGCTCCGGCCACGTGTGGGCTCAATCCCGTCGCTTCCTTCATGCTGCGGTGGGCGGAGGACCCGAACCGGAACCCCGGCGGCTACTACAGCGTCAGCGCAACCCAGCTCACGCCCCCTCCGTCGCAGGCCATTGGCCCCGGCAACTGCGACAGCCCGGCCAACTTCACGCAGGCAATCAGTTTCCAGGCGATGGCGCGACCCAATTTCGCGGCGGGCACCACGCTGGTCTGCCAATACGTGGTGACCGTCACGGACGTGGACGCCCATGGACACCAGTCGACGCGGGCCACGCAACCCGTCACGATCTCGATCCAGGTCCGGTCGAAGTGAGCGGCGCCGTGCTCCGCATGCGTCACCTGTCCGGGATATCCAACCCATGAGCGCGCGCCCCCGCGTGCCGCACCCACGTTCCCATTCGAAGGAGCCCGTCATGCGTCGCCCCGTCTCACTGTTCGCCGTTGGATTCATCGCGCTGGTGTGCACGGCCACGCCCGCTCACGCGCAGATCTGGAAGCGGATCAAGGAGAAGGTGACCGCCAAGGTGGACAGCGCGGCGAACGCCGCGGCCGATTCGACCATGGACAAGGCCGCGCGCAAGGTGACCTGCGTCGTGACCAACACGGAGTGCATTGCCGCCGCCGAAGCGAATGGGCAGCCCGTCGTGATCACCGACGCTCAGGGGAACAAGGTCTCGACCTCCGATTCGGCGCAGGCGATGACGAACGCCGCGCCGAAGACCGCGGCGGCCGGATTGGGCACGACGGCGGGCGATCTCCCGCCGTCGGCGTTCGTCAACTACGACTTCGTGCCCGGCGACTCGGTGCTCTTCTTCGAGGACTTCAGCCACGATGTGGTGGGCGATGCGCCGCAGCGCGTCATCCCCACCTCGGGCAATGTCGAGGTGGCGGACTACCGGGGGCAGCGGTGGTACCGGAGCAACAGCGCCGGCGGAAGTCTGGAGATCGATTTGCCGGGCGTGTTGCCCCAGCGTTTCACCTTCGAAGCCGATCTCACCAGCATGGACTCCTGGGGCCCGACGATCGATTTCTCCAACGGCGCCAGCGGTCACGACGAGGTGGTGTTCCAGGGGGCCGCAGGTGTCGGCAACTTCACGTCGGAGGCCATCCCGTATGACGGGTGGCACGTCTACCACGCCCGCGTCATGGCCGACGGCCCATACGTGAAGGTATACGTGGACGGCAAGCGCGTGGCCAACGCCCCCCGGGTCAACATCGGCCGCAGCAACAAGATCCTCATGACCTACGGCGGCAACGAGGCCAGTCCGTTCTACATCACGAACATCCGCGTGGCCGAAGGCGGGAAGCCGATCCTCTGGGACGCGCTGATGGCCAACGGTCGCGTGGCCACGCACGGCATCCTGTTCGCGACGGGGAGCGCGCATATCCGCCCCGAGTCGAAGCCGACGCTCCAGCTGATCGCGGACATGTTGAAAGCCCACGCCGACCTCAAGCTCACGATCGAGGGGCACACCGACAACACCGGGGCCAGCGCGGCCAACGAGACGCTATCGGAGCAGCGCGCGGCGTCGGTGAAGACGTATCTCGTGTCGAACTTCGGGATCGACGGCTCGCGCCTCGATACCAAGGGGTACGGCGATACCAAGCCGGTGGCGCCGAACACCACGGCCGAAGGCCGCCAGGAGAATCGGCGGGTCGAGTTGGTGAAGCGATGAGGCACTGGCGCATCGGAATGCGGCACTTGGTGGTGGCGGGGCTGTTCGCCGCGGCCCTGCCGTGCGCCGCGTCGCGGCTGGCCGCGCAGGGTGGCTCGGGGGGCACCCCGGCCACCACGCCCGGCCGGCTGATCGTGAAACCGTTCGACGGCTTCACCTGGATCCACGATCCGGCGGAGCGGCGGGCGCAGAAAGCGCTGGCCGAGAGCCTGCTCGCGGTGCTCCGTCAGGATCCGGCGATCTCGCATCCCATGGGATACGACGTCGTGCTGCACCTGGTCGCCGGCGACATGCCCAAGGGATTCAATACGGGGATGACCGAGTTCGCCGGCGTGGAGGGAGAGGTGCGGATCTTCGGATACGCCGAGGCGGGGAGCGGGGAGCACGGCATCGTGCAGGTGGACGCCGTGGACCTGCGCGCATTCGTGAACGATCGGTGGTGCGGCGGTTCCTATACGGAAGCCGATTCTCTGCCCGACGGCGGTCCGCCGATCGCGCAGGCGCTGGAGCAAACGGAATCGCTGCACGGGCATCCCAGCTTCGACGGCATGTGCGTGGTGATCACCGACCGCGTGCCGCCGCCCTTCGTCCCGGTGACGCGCGATCGCTACCGGCGGGTGCAGGTCGCTCAGATGCGCGCCCAGTTGAAGCACAATCGTGCTGGCATGGCCGACATGCTGGCCGACCCCAAGTTTGGCGTCATGGCCAAGGCGATGCTCGATACCGCAGAGCACGTCATCGACAGCCTGCAGCGCGTGGCCGACGCGGCCGGCCCAGCCGACCGGGCACGCCAAGCGGCCGTGCGCACGAACGGGCCGGGCGATTCTTCCCTCGTCGCCGTCGGCACGTCCGGCGCCGGCGCCCTCGTCGCCCCAAATCCGGCGTTCTTCGACGGCTCGCCTCCCCGCGATCGCGCCCAGACGATCGTGCTCAGCGTGCCGTACGGAATCCCGGGCGTGGTCCCGAGGACGTACGGGGACGATGAACCCGGCCGGCGGCGTGTGATGACCGCCATCGTGAACGGACTCCCGTGGGCCGCCCTCGAAGCCATGGTGAAACACTGATGCGCCGGCTCCTGCTGCTGCTCGTGCTGCTCCTCGCGGCCGGCGCCCGGCCGGTCCGCGCGCAGGGCGGCATGCCCGACATGTCGAAGGCGCCGCCCGACATCCAGACGATCTGGAAGAAGGTGATGGGCGGCGGCGTGCCCACGCAGGCCGAGGCCAAGAAGCTCCAGGACTACATGGCCGGACACCGCGATGCGATCGTCGCCGGCGCCAAAGCGAGCGCGGCCGCGGCCACGAAGCTGGCGGATTCCGTGAAGTCCGCCAACGCCGCCGCCACGAGCGCGAGCGATCAAGTGAACTGCCCGGTCCGGTCGCCGGCGCTCGCCGGCGTTGCGGCCACGGCGCCGAGCGCGGCAGGTGCGGCGCTATTCCTCGACGCCATGAAGAGGATGTACGAGGGGCAGGAGTCGGCCGCCGGGCAGCGCGAGCTCACGAAGATCGGCACCACGATTACGGACCCACGGCGCTTGAACTTCATGGGCGGTGTGCTGGCGGCCAACGGCAACGCGGGTGCGGCGGTGGTTGTGTACGTGGACGCGGCGCAGAAGGGCGGGGCGACGCAGCGCGCCGCGTGGTCGGGGCTCGGCGCCGCGCTCGAGCTGGCCGCCGACGACCCGCACGCCGTGACCGCGTTCCGCCGCGCGCTCGCGATCGGGCCACGCACCGCGGTCGACGTGTACGGGCTGGGTGTGGCGTACGCCAACCTCGGAGATATGTCCACCGGCATTCCATTGCTCACGGAGGCCACGCATCTCGCGCCGAAGTTCGGGATGGCGTGGGATGCGCTCGGACGGGCGCAATCGTGCACCGGAGCGATGCACGTCGCCATCGCGTCGATGCGGCAGGCGCAGGAGGTGGACTGGAACGGACATCGAGAGGCGCAGGTCTTCGGGCCGGAGTCGAACGACGACAACGTCGAGGCGAAGAAGCCGCTGCCGCTTCCACCGGCAGAGTCGGTCATGCCGCCGCCGCCGGCGCCGGCATTCCCCTTCCTCGTTCCGTCGATCCCCAGCAACTGGCTGGAATCAGAGCACTTCGACGTGGAGATGATCGGGGTGGCCAACGAGTACCAGCGGATGCTCACGGCGATTCGGATGCAGGAGCAGGCGGCGGAACCCGCAGCGCGCCCGGAGCTGGATGCCGTGGAGGCGCCGGTGGGCGCGGCGGGCGGGCTCGAGTTGGACCTGAACATCGACAACCAGCGCGAAGTGGACGCGGCCACCGATCGCGTGGACGCCAGGATGGCCGCGAAGCAGAACCTCATCGAAGCGGCCTTCGGCGACCAGACACGAATCATCGACCAGAACGCGACGCCTCGCGCCGTGGCGATCCACAAGGATCGTGACGTGTGCACAGCCAGGTCGCGCAATCCGGCGGCGTGCATGCTGCCCTACTGTCGGGCCGAGCTGACCCTGGCGCAGTCGACGTACGCCGCGGAGCGCGGAGCGGCGGAGACCATGATCGGCGGCATGTCCGAATTGGCGGCGGACTACGACAAGGCGATGCGTGCCTGGTTCCTGTACGCCACGAATCCGGTGACGCGTGTGCGCCTCGACGCCGATCGCCGCGAACAGCTCGTGAATCTCGAGCGCTTCATCTATACCTCCGCCCAGGAATTCGGACTGGGCGGGGACGGGGAAAATCTCATCTCGGAGTGTAACGCGGCCGCGAGGGCCGCGGCGGAAGTGAAAGCGGCCCAGGATGCGGCCGCCAAGGTCGGCAAGTGCAATCCAAAGAAACTCGATCTCGACCTCGTGGTGGCATCGATCTACATCGACTGCAACGAGTTTCGACTCGGTCTGGCGGGCGCGAAGCTCGATGTCCGTGGCGCGACGACGGGCCGGCACGGCGAGCTGTTCCTCGGCGTGGGGCTGCCCGGCACGATCCCGGGACTCGGGGGGGACATCGGGATGCAAGCCAACTTCGATCAGGGCGGCAAAGTCACGACGGCGGGGATCGGGGTGCATGGGAGCTTGGGCTTCTCCGCCGTGGGGAAGTACGACCTCGAGGAGACCATCAACCTGCGCAGCGCGGGACCTGATTCCGAAGAGTCGGCCACGTTCACGACGGGCGCGGCGTTCGAGGGGGACCTCAGTGCCTATGCACACGCCTTTTGAACCGGGGGGCGGCGTCTTGCCCGGGCCTCATGCACGACGCGCCCGGAGCGGCGCCATCGGAGGAGCAATGATGTCTCGAATTGGAATGGCCGGTGTTGTACTGGTGGCGTGTGTTGCGGCGGGCGGGAGCGCGCGGGCGCAGGGCGTGAGCACGGTCGTCGCCCTGCATTCGTTCAAGGACCTGCCCACGCTTCCAACGTCGATCGACTCGCTCGCCAGGTACTACGGCGACGTCGCCACGCCCGACGGATCGACCGAGAAGGGGGACGTGCACACCGAAGCGCTCCGCCAACGGATCGTGGGGTGGATGAAGCCTACCGGCGTTCCTCCGGGCATGGACTACTCCAGCATGATGCAGAGTCCCGGCATGATGACCCCCGCGGCCGCTCAGGCCATCGGGAGCCTCTCGCAGGTCGCCGGCCAGATGAACGCCGATTTCACCGACGCCACGCAATCGTTCAACGTCGTGACGATGGGCCGTCTGCACGCGGCGTACGAGGACAAGGTCGCGGCGCTCAACAAACAGTACCAGCCGGCGATCGACCGGTGCATGGCGCGCGCGGAGCGGGCGGGCGGAGGGTCGTGCGGGGCCGATCCGGCCCAGCAGCGCGATGCCGCGATCAACGCCGCCGCCGCCGGGCTGCTCAAGAGGGCGGCCGCTCCATACGACGATCTCAAGCACACGCTGCAGCAGAGCGCGGCGCAGGGTGAGGCGGCAATCGATCA is part of the Gemmatimonadaceae bacterium genome and encodes:
- a CDS encoding OmpA family protein, producing the protein MRRPVSLFAVGFIALVCTATPAHAQIWKRIKEKVTAKVDSAANAAADSTMDKAARKVTCVVTNTECIAAAEANGQPVVITDAQGNKVSTSDSAQAMTNAAPKTAAAGLGTTAGDLPPSAFVNYDFVPGDSVLFFEDFSHDVVGDAPQRVIPTSGNVEVADYRGQRWYRSNSAGGSLEIDLPGVLPQRFTFEADLTSMDSWGPTIDFSNGASGHDEVVFQGAAGVGNFTSEAIPYDGWHVYHARVMADGPYVKVYVDGKRVANAPRVNIGRSNKILMTYGGNEASPFYITNIRVAEGGKPILWDALMANGRVATHGILFATGSAHIRPESKPTLQLIADMLKAHADLKLTIEGHTDNTGASAANETLSEQRAASVKTYLVSNFGIDGSRLDTKGYGDTKPVAPNTTAEGRQENRRVELVKR